One segment of Poecile atricapillus isolate bPoeAtr1 chromosome 5, bPoeAtr1.hap1, whole genome shotgun sequence DNA contains the following:
- the ALS2 gene encoding alsin isoform X2: protein MDSQERSSEEAEGAKERGLVYVWKAGSCSVAPERLPGLSGKTVLQAALGIHHGLLLTEGGEVYSFGKLPWRSGPEECVNSPILENTLLGHRIITVAAGSFHNGAVTESGVVYMWGDNSAGQCAVANQPCVPEPQLVSICDCETSPLLSVRILQLACGEEHTLALSLSREIWAWGSGCQLGLITTTFPVTKPQKVEHLAGRVVLQIACGAYHSLALVQCLPVQEMKPIPERCNHCSQPLITMMDKEDHVIISDSHCCPLGVALSDNQPENHVFCPSSDTPEGKSVTAGQSEDCQKPLVEQHRLVGLESDGPSGLSSSDGREDSGISSLGNSLFSDKKEVKEYLIGLSDNSLNESLNKSICTEPEQPSQEEQLAACIPGPPGSSTSTLNSLVASCASAVGVRVAATYEAGALSLKKVMNFYGTSSSEPGSQSGSRSPGPEALKDSREEQVRLESMQGKKSSSLVDIREEESEGGSRRLSLPGLLSQVSPRLLRKVGRAKMRTVALTPTYSGEADALLPSLRTEVWSWGKGKEGQLGHGDVLPRLQPLCVKSLDGKEVIHLSAGGHHSLALTAKSQVYSWGSNISGQLGHLNTPTTVPRLAKVCGDGIWTAAAGLDYSLFLADEKDFQPGLYYCGQETSTESNLNENSCTKSPVLLVACSKVGYISNVIAGGDNCLALVDKNLMGYIASLHELAATERRFYFKLSEIKSQVLRPLLGLDNLGNANTIQLLQEMASRFSKLCYLIGQHGASLSSFLHGVKEARSLAILKHSSLFLDSYTEYCTSVTNFLVMGGFTVLAKPAIDFLSKNQELLQKLSEKNEENLQLVEVLNALFFMPFGRLHSYARTLLKLATCFEVASPEYQKLQDSSSCYESLAVHLSRKMKEAEYTLGFWKTFPGKMTDSLRKPERRLICESSNRGLSLQHAGRFSVNWFILFNDALVHAQFSTHHIFPLSTLWVEALSEEAGNVNGLKITTPEEQFVLVSSTPQEKTKWLRAISQAVDQALRGTSDMILYGAGGNVPRQEPPISRSAKYTFYKDPRFKDAVYDGRWLSGKPHGRGILKWADGRMYSGTFRTGLEDGYGEYRVPNKALNKEDHYVGYWKEGKMCGHGVYSYATGEVYEGCFQDNMRHGHGLLRSGKLTSSSPSMFIGQWIMDKKSGYGVFDDITRGEKYMGMWQDDLCQGNGVVVTQFGLYYEGAFSTNKMMGTGILLSEDDTVYEGEFSDNWTLSGKGTLTLPNGDYIEGLFSGEWGSGIKITGTYFKPSLYENEKDKPKALRKLGILSVSPDEKWKAVFEECWNQLGCESPGQGDRWKAWDNIAVALTTNRRQHKDSPELLTRSHTQTLESLEFIPQHIGAFTLEKYENIKKYLIKACDTPLHPLGKLVETLVAVYRMTYVGVGANRRLLQEAVREIKSYLKRIFQLVRFLFPDLPEEGSTIPFLATEPKGRRSFCSAKCDSRSESPEPGYVVTSFGLLLPVLLPRLYPPLFMLYALDNEREEDIYWECVLRLNKQTDLALLSFLGVQAKFWPGTVSILGESRKVSSNTKDACFASAVECLQQISTTFTPADKLKVIQQTFEEISQSVLETLQEDFLWSMDDLFPVFLYVVLRARIRNLGSEVHLIEDLMDPYLQHGEQGIMFTTLKACYYQIQHEKLT, encoded by the exons ATGGACTCACAGGAAAGAAG CTCAGAAGAGGCAGAAGGAGCCAAAGAGAGAGGCCTGGTCTATGTTTGGAAGGCTGGTTCCTGCTCTGTAGCTCCAGAAAGGCTTCCCGGCCTCAGTGGAAAGACAGTGTTACAGGCAGCCCTTGGAATCCATCATGGGTTACTTCTAACAGAAG GTGGAGAGGTCTACAGTTTTGGAAAGCTGCCCTGGAGATCAGGACCTGAGGAATGTGTTAACAGTCCTATCTTAGAAAATACTTTGCTTGGACATCGTATTATTACGGTGGCAGCCGGCAGCTTCCATAATGGAGCCGTGACGGAGAGTGGTGTGGTGTACATGTGGGGGGACAATTCTGCTGGCCAGTGCGCAGTTGCTAATCAGCCGTGCGTGCCAGAGCCCCAGCTCGTCAGTATTTGTGATTGTGAAACCAGCCCTCTGTTATCAGTACGGATTTTGCAGCTGGCATGTGGAGAGGAGCACACACTGGCGCTGTCGCTGAGCAGAGAGATATGGGCCTGGGGGAGTGGCTGCCAGCTCGGTCTCATAACAACAACTTTCCCAGTGACAAAGCCACAGAAGGTAGAGCACCTGGCAGGACGTGTGGTGCTCCAGATTGCCTGTGGAGCCTaccacagcctggctctggtACAATGTCTCCCTGTGCAGGAAATGAAGCCTATCCCAGAGAGATGCAATCACTGCAGCCAGCCTCTCATTACCATGATGGACAAGGAAGATCATGTAATCATTTCAGATAGTCACTGCTGCCCGCTGGGTGTAGCACTGTCTGATAACCAACCGGAAAACCACGTTTTCTGTCCGTCATCAGACACCCCCGAGGGCAAAAGTGTAACGGCTGGCCAGAGTGAAGACTGTCAGAAACCACTTGTGGAACAGCATAGGCTTGTTGGTTTAGAATCTGATGGACCAAGTGGCCTTTCCAGCAGCGATGGACGGGAAGATAGTGGAATTTCTAGTTTGGGAAATAGTCTGTTCTCAGACaaaaaagaagtgaaagagTACTTAATTGGTTTGTCAGATAACTCATTAAATGAGAGCCTCAATAAAAGCATTTGTACAGAGCCTGAACAG CCATCTCAAGAGGAACAACTTGCTGCTTGTATCCCTGGCCCTCCAGGTAGCAGCACATCCACCCTGAACAGCCTGGTGGCCTCATGTGCCTCAGCAGTTGGGGTGAGAGTCGCTGCCACCTACGAGGCTGGAGCCTTGTCTCTGAAGAAAGTCATGAACTTCTATGGCACATCTTCGAGTGAGCCAGGATCTCAGTCAGGCAGCAGGTCCCCAGGGCCCGAAGCTCTGAAGGACAGTCGAGAGGAGCAGGTCAGACTGGAATCCATGCAGGGGAAGAAGAGTTCCAGTTTAGTAGATATTAGAGAAGAGGAATCTGAAGGAGGGAGTCGAAGGCTTTCCCTGCCTGGCTTGTTGTCACAAG TTTCCCCAAGGCTCTTACGGAAGGTTGGACGGGCAAAAATGAGGACTGTGGCTCTGACTCCAACCTACAGTGGTGAAGCTGATGCTCTTTTGCCCTCTCTAAGAACAGAGGtgtggagctggggaaagggCAAGGAAGGACAGCTAGGGCATGGTGATGTTCTGCCAAG GCTTCAGCCACTGTGTGTGAAAAGCCTTGACGGTAAGGAAGTGATTCACCTCTCTGCTGGTGGCCATCATTCCTTAGCACTCACTGCCAAATCCCAG GTGTATTCCTGGGGCAGTAATATCTCTGGCCAGCTTGGTCACTTGAACACCCCAACAACCGTCCCTCGTCTTGCAAAG GTGTGCGGTGATGGTATTTggactgcagcagcaggactAGATTATTCTCTCTTCTTAGCAGACGAGAAAGACTTCCAGCCTGGATTATATTACTGTGGCCAGGAGACATCAACAGAAAGCAATTTGAATGAAAATAGCTGTACTAAGAGTCCAGTTTTGTTAGTAGCTTGTAGTAAG GTAGGGTACATAAGCAATGTGATAGCTGGTGGTGACAACTGTCTGGCTTTAGTAGACAAGAATCTAATGGGATATATCGCCAGTTTGCATGAGTTGGCTGCTACTGAGAGAAGGTTTTATTTCAAACTGAGCGAGATCAAATCTCAGGTTCTTAGACCTCTTTTAGGTTTAG ATAATTTGGGCAATGCAAATACAATCCAGTTGTTGCAGGAAATGGCAAGCAGGTTCAGCAAGCTGTGCTATCTCATTGGTCAACATGGAGCTTCTTTAAGTAGCTTCCTTCATGGAGTAAAAGAAGCCAGGAGCTTGGCCATCCTGAAGCATTCCAGTCTCTTTTTGGATAGTTACACTGA GTATTGTACTTCAGTAACAAACTTCCTCGTAATGGGAGGATTTACGGTCCTTGCAAAGCCAGCAAT AGACTTCTTGAGTAAAAACCAGGAGCTGTTACAGAAACTGTCTGAGAAGAATGAGGAAAACCTCCAGCTAGTGGAAGTTTTGAATGCTCTGTTTTTCATGCCATTTGGACGACTTCATAGTTATGCCAGAACTTTGCTGAAGCTTGCCACGTGTTTTGAAGTG GCATCTCCAGAATACCAGAAGCTGCAGGATTCTAGTTCATGTTACGAGAGCCTTGCTGTCCATCTtagcagaaaaatgaaagaagcagAATACACCCTTGGCTTCTGGAAGACCTTCCCTGGGAAAATGACG GACTCCTTGCGGAAGCCAGAGCGGCGTTTGATCTGTGAGAGCAGCAATCGGGGCTTGTCCCTGCAGCATGCGGGAAGGTTCTCTGTGAACTGGTTCATCCTCTTCAACGATGCTCTGGTACATGCTCAG TTCTCAACACACCATATTTTTCCCTTGTCCACACTGTGGGTAGAAGCTCTTTCAGAAGAAGCTGGTAATGT GAATGGGTTGAAGATTACAACACCTGAAGAACAATTTGTTCTTGTTTCTTCAACACCACAGGAGAAG ACCAAGTGGCTGAGGGCAATAAGCCAAGCAGTGGATCAGGCCCTTAGAGGGACTTCTGACATGATTCTGTATGGAGCTGGTGGGAATGTGCCAAGACAGGAACCTCCTATTTCTCGCAGTGCCAAATACACCTTCTACAAGGACCCTCGATTCAAGGATGCTGTTTATGATGGGAGGTGGCTTTCGGGAAAACCCCATGGAAG AGGGATCCTAAAATGGGCAGATGGACGAATGTACTCTGGGACTTTCCGGACTGGGCTGGAGGATGG GTATGGTGAATACAGAGTGCCTAACAAAGCACTGAATAAAGAGGACCATTACGTGGGATACTGGAAGGAAGGCAAAATGTGTGGGCATGGAGTGTACAG CTACGCTACCGGTGAGGTGTATGAGGGGTGTTTTCAGGATAACATGCGGCACGGGCATGGGCTGCTGCGCAGTGGGAAGCTGACCTCTTCTTCTCCCAGTATGTTCATTGGACAGTGGATAATGGACAAGAAGAGTGGTTATGGAGTTTTTGATGATATCACAAG AGGAGAGAAGTACATGGGAATGTGGCAAGATGATCTTTGCCAAGGCAATGGTGTTGTGGTTACTCAGTTTGGACTGTATTATGAAGGAGCCTTCAGCACCAACAAAATGATG GGGACTGGAATTCTGCTTTCTGAGGATGATACAGTCTATGAGGGGGAATTTTCAGATAACTGGACTCTGAGTGGAAAG GGAACACTGACCTTGCCAAATGGAGATTACATTGAAGGTCTCTTCAGTGGAGAGTGGGGATCTGGAATAAAAATCACAGGAACCTATTTCAAACCTAGTTTATATGAGAATGAGAAGGACAAGCCTAAAGCACT GCGGAAACTTGGGATCCTGTCAGTGTCCCCTGATGAGAAATGGAAAGCGGTATTTGAAGAATGCTGGAACCAGCTTGGTTGTGAGAGCCCTGGCCAGGGGGACAGATGGAAGGCTTGGGACAACATTGCAGTGGCTCTGACCACCAACCGACGGCAACACAAAGACAG CCCGGAATTACTGACCCGCTCACATACTCAGACACTGGAAAGTTTGGAGTTCATTCCACAACACATTGGTGCCTTCACcctggaaaaatatgaaaatataaaaaaatatttgataaaG GCTTGTGATACTCCTCTCCATCCTTTGGGCAAGCTGGTGGAAACACTGGTGGCCGTCTACAGGATGACCTATGTTGGAGTAGGAGCAAATCGGCGACTGCTGCAGGAGGCTGTAAGAGAGATCAAGTCCTACCTCAAACGCATCTTCCAGCTGGTCAG GTTCTTGTTTCCTGATCTCCCGGAAGAGGGCAGCACAATTCCATTTCTGGCAACGGAGCCAAAAGGAAGGCGATCGTTCTGCAGTGCGAAATGTGATTCCAGATCAGAATCTCCTGAACCTGG CTATGTGGTAACCAGTTTTGGCTTGCTGCTCCCTGTCTTACTGCCTCGCCTCTATCCCCCTCTGTTTATGTTGTATGCCTTGGACAATGAGCGGGAAGAGGACATTTACTGGGAATGCGTTTTACGcctaaacaaacaaactgaTCTGGCTCTTCTCAGCTTTCTTGGAGTGCAAGC GAAATTTTGGCCAGGAACTGTATCCATCCTTGGAGAGAGTAGAAAG GTATCATCAAACACAAAAGACGCCTGCTTTGCCTCTGCTGTTGAATGTTTACAGCAAATCAG TACCACATTTACCCCAGCTGACAAGTTGAAGGTGATCCAGCAGACTTTTGAAGAGATCTCCCAGAGTGTACTTGAGACCCTTCAGGAAGATTTTCTGTGGTCCATGGATGACTTATTCCCTGTTTTTCTCTATGTGGTGCTACGAGCCAG GATAAGGAATTTGGGGTCTGAGGTGCACTTAATCGAAGACCTGATGGATCCGTATCTCCAGCATGGGGAGCAAGGCATCATGTTCACTACCTTGAAG GCGTGTTACTACCAGATTCAACACGAAAAGCTTACCTAG
- the ALS2 gene encoding alsin isoform X1, giving the protein MDSQERSSEEAEGAKERGLVYVWKAGSCSVAPERLPGLSGKTVLQAALGIHHGLLLTEGGEVYSFGKLPWRSGPEECVNSPILENTLLGHRIITVAAGSFHNGAVTESGVVYMWGDNSAGQCAVANQPCVPEPQLVSICDCETSPLLSVRILQLACGEEHTLALSLSREIWAWGSGCQLGLITTTFPVTKPQKVEHLAGRVVLQIACGAYHSLALVQCLPVQEMKPIPERCNHCSQPLITMMDKEDHVIISDSHCCPLGVALSDNQPENHVFCPSSDTPEGKSVTAGQSEDCQKPLVEQHRLVGLESDGPSGLSSSDGREDSGISSLGNSLFSDKKEVKEYLIGLSDNSLNESLNKSICTEPEQPSQEEQLAACIPGPPGSSTSTLNSLVASCASAVGVRVAATYEAGALSLKKVMNFYGTSSSEPGSQSGSRSPGPEALKDSREEQVRLESMQGKKSSSLVDIREEESEGGSRRLSLPGLLSQVSPRLLRKVGRAKMRTVALTPTYSGEADALLPSLRTEVWSWGKGKEGQLGHGDVLPRLQPLCVKSLDGKEVIHLSAGGHHSLALTAKSQVYSWGSNISGQLGHLNTPTTVPRLAKVCGDGIWTAAAGLDYSLFLADEKDFQPGLYYCGQETSTESNLNENSCTKSPVLLVACSKVGYISNVIAGGDNCLALVDKNLMGYIASLHELAATERRFYFKLSEIKSQVLRPLLGLDNLGNANTIQLLQEMASRFSKLCYLIGQHGASLSSFLHGVKEARSLAILKHSSLFLDSYTEYCTSVTNFLVMGGFTVLAKPAIDFLSKNQELLQKLSEKNEENLQLVEVLNALFFMPFGRLHSYARTLLKLATCFEVASPEYQKLQDSSSCYESLAVHLSRKMKEAEYTLGFWKTFPGKMTDSLRKPERRLICESSNRGLSLQHAGRFSVNWFILFNDALVHAQFSTHHIFPLSTLWVEALSEEAGNVNGLKITTPEEQFVLVSSTPQEKTKWLRAISQAVDQALRGTSDMILYGAGGNVPRQEPPISRSAKYTFYKDPRFKDAVYDGRWLSGKPHGRGILKWADGRMYSGTFRTGLEDGYGEYRVPNKALNKEDHYVGYWKEGKMCGHGVYSYATGEVYEGCFQDNMRHGHGLLRSGKLTSSSPSMFIGQWIMDKKSGYGVFDDITRGEKYMGMWQDDLCQGNGVVVTQFGLYYEGAFSTNKMMGTGILLSEDDTVYEGEFSDNWTLSGKGTLTLPNGDYIEGLFSGEWGSGIKITGTYFKPSLYENEKDKPKALPTGHFVRRKLGILSVSPDEKWKAVFEECWNQLGCESPGQGDRWKAWDNIAVALTTNRRQHKDSPELLTRSHTQTLESLEFIPQHIGAFTLEKYENIKKYLIKACDTPLHPLGKLVETLVAVYRMTYVGVGANRRLLQEAVREIKSYLKRIFQLVRFLFPDLPEEGSTIPFLATEPKGRRSFCSAKCDSRSESPEPGYVVTSFGLLLPVLLPRLYPPLFMLYALDNEREEDIYWECVLRLNKQTDLALLSFLGVQAKFWPGTVSILGESRKVSSNTKDACFASAVECLQQISTTFTPADKLKVIQQTFEEISQSVLETLQEDFLWSMDDLFPVFLYVVLRARIRNLGSEVHLIEDLMDPYLQHGEQGIMFTTLKACYYQIQHEKLT; this is encoded by the exons ATGGACTCACAGGAAAGAAG CTCAGAAGAGGCAGAAGGAGCCAAAGAGAGAGGCCTGGTCTATGTTTGGAAGGCTGGTTCCTGCTCTGTAGCTCCAGAAAGGCTTCCCGGCCTCAGTGGAAAGACAGTGTTACAGGCAGCCCTTGGAATCCATCATGGGTTACTTCTAACAGAAG GTGGAGAGGTCTACAGTTTTGGAAAGCTGCCCTGGAGATCAGGACCTGAGGAATGTGTTAACAGTCCTATCTTAGAAAATACTTTGCTTGGACATCGTATTATTACGGTGGCAGCCGGCAGCTTCCATAATGGAGCCGTGACGGAGAGTGGTGTGGTGTACATGTGGGGGGACAATTCTGCTGGCCAGTGCGCAGTTGCTAATCAGCCGTGCGTGCCAGAGCCCCAGCTCGTCAGTATTTGTGATTGTGAAACCAGCCCTCTGTTATCAGTACGGATTTTGCAGCTGGCATGTGGAGAGGAGCACACACTGGCGCTGTCGCTGAGCAGAGAGATATGGGCCTGGGGGAGTGGCTGCCAGCTCGGTCTCATAACAACAACTTTCCCAGTGACAAAGCCACAGAAGGTAGAGCACCTGGCAGGACGTGTGGTGCTCCAGATTGCCTGTGGAGCCTaccacagcctggctctggtACAATGTCTCCCTGTGCAGGAAATGAAGCCTATCCCAGAGAGATGCAATCACTGCAGCCAGCCTCTCATTACCATGATGGACAAGGAAGATCATGTAATCATTTCAGATAGTCACTGCTGCCCGCTGGGTGTAGCACTGTCTGATAACCAACCGGAAAACCACGTTTTCTGTCCGTCATCAGACACCCCCGAGGGCAAAAGTGTAACGGCTGGCCAGAGTGAAGACTGTCAGAAACCACTTGTGGAACAGCATAGGCTTGTTGGTTTAGAATCTGATGGACCAAGTGGCCTTTCCAGCAGCGATGGACGGGAAGATAGTGGAATTTCTAGTTTGGGAAATAGTCTGTTCTCAGACaaaaaagaagtgaaagagTACTTAATTGGTTTGTCAGATAACTCATTAAATGAGAGCCTCAATAAAAGCATTTGTACAGAGCCTGAACAG CCATCTCAAGAGGAACAACTTGCTGCTTGTATCCCTGGCCCTCCAGGTAGCAGCACATCCACCCTGAACAGCCTGGTGGCCTCATGTGCCTCAGCAGTTGGGGTGAGAGTCGCTGCCACCTACGAGGCTGGAGCCTTGTCTCTGAAGAAAGTCATGAACTTCTATGGCACATCTTCGAGTGAGCCAGGATCTCAGTCAGGCAGCAGGTCCCCAGGGCCCGAAGCTCTGAAGGACAGTCGAGAGGAGCAGGTCAGACTGGAATCCATGCAGGGGAAGAAGAGTTCCAGTTTAGTAGATATTAGAGAAGAGGAATCTGAAGGAGGGAGTCGAAGGCTTTCCCTGCCTGGCTTGTTGTCACAAG TTTCCCCAAGGCTCTTACGGAAGGTTGGACGGGCAAAAATGAGGACTGTGGCTCTGACTCCAACCTACAGTGGTGAAGCTGATGCTCTTTTGCCCTCTCTAAGAACAGAGGtgtggagctggggaaagggCAAGGAAGGACAGCTAGGGCATGGTGATGTTCTGCCAAG GCTTCAGCCACTGTGTGTGAAAAGCCTTGACGGTAAGGAAGTGATTCACCTCTCTGCTGGTGGCCATCATTCCTTAGCACTCACTGCCAAATCCCAG GTGTATTCCTGGGGCAGTAATATCTCTGGCCAGCTTGGTCACTTGAACACCCCAACAACCGTCCCTCGTCTTGCAAAG GTGTGCGGTGATGGTATTTggactgcagcagcaggactAGATTATTCTCTCTTCTTAGCAGACGAGAAAGACTTCCAGCCTGGATTATATTACTGTGGCCAGGAGACATCAACAGAAAGCAATTTGAATGAAAATAGCTGTACTAAGAGTCCAGTTTTGTTAGTAGCTTGTAGTAAG GTAGGGTACATAAGCAATGTGATAGCTGGTGGTGACAACTGTCTGGCTTTAGTAGACAAGAATCTAATGGGATATATCGCCAGTTTGCATGAGTTGGCTGCTACTGAGAGAAGGTTTTATTTCAAACTGAGCGAGATCAAATCTCAGGTTCTTAGACCTCTTTTAGGTTTAG ATAATTTGGGCAATGCAAATACAATCCAGTTGTTGCAGGAAATGGCAAGCAGGTTCAGCAAGCTGTGCTATCTCATTGGTCAACATGGAGCTTCTTTAAGTAGCTTCCTTCATGGAGTAAAAGAAGCCAGGAGCTTGGCCATCCTGAAGCATTCCAGTCTCTTTTTGGATAGTTACACTGA GTATTGTACTTCAGTAACAAACTTCCTCGTAATGGGAGGATTTACGGTCCTTGCAAAGCCAGCAAT AGACTTCTTGAGTAAAAACCAGGAGCTGTTACAGAAACTGTCTGAGAAGAATGAGGAAAACCTCCAGCTAGTGGAAGTTTTGAATGCTCTGTTTTTCATGCCATTTGGACGACTTCATAGTTATGCCAGAACTTTGCTGAAGCTTGCCACGTGTTTTGAAGTG GCATCTCCAGAATACCAGAAGCTGCAGGATTCTAGTTCATGTTACGAGAGCCTTGCTGTCCATCTtagcagaaaaatgaaagaagcagAATACACCCTTGGCTTCTGGAAGACCTTCCCTGGGAAAATGACG GACTCCTTGCGGAAGCCAGAGCGGCGTTTGATCTGTGAGAGCAGCAATCGGGGCTTGTCCCTGCAGCATGCGGGAAGGTTCTCTGTGAACTGGTTCATCCTCTTCAACGATGCTCTGGTACATGCTCAG TTCTCAACACACCATATTTTTCCCTTGTCCACACTGTGGGTAGAAGCTCTTTCAGAAGAAGCTGGTAATGT GAATGGGTTGAAGATTACAACACCTGAAGAACAATTTGTTCTTGTTTCTTCAACACCACAGGAGAAG ACCAAGTGGCTGAGGGCAATAAGCCAAGCAGTGGATCAGGCCCTTAGAGGGACTTCTGACATGATTCTGTATGGAGCTGGTGGGAATGTGCCAAGACAGGAACCTCCTATTTCTCGCAGTGCCAAATACACCTTCTACAAGGACCCTCGATTCAAGGATGCTGTTTATGATGGGAGGTGGCTTTCGGGAAAACCCCATGGAAG AGGGATCCTAAAATGGGCAGATGGACGAATGTACTCTGGGACTTTCCGGACTGGGCTGGAGGATGG GTATGGTGAATACAGAGTGCCTAACAAAGCACTGAATAAAGAGGACCATTACGTGGGATACTGGAAGGAAGGCAAAATGTGTGGGCATGGAGTGTACAG CTACGCTACCGGTGAGGTGTATGAGGGGTGTTTTCAGGATAACATGCGGCACGGGCATGGGCTGCTGCGCAGTGGGAAGCTGACCTCTTCTTCTCCCAGTATGTTCATTGGACAGTGGATAATGGACAAGAAGAGTGGTTATGGAGTTTTTGATGATATCACAAG AGGAGAGAAGTACATGGGAATGTGGCAAGATGATCTTTGCCAAGGCAATGGTGTTGTGGTTACTCAGTTTGGACTGTATTATGAAGGAGCCTTCAGCACCAACAAAATGATG GGGACTGGAATTCTGCTTTCTGAGGATGATACAGTCTATGAGGGGGAATTTTCAGATAACTGGACTCTGAGTGGAAAG GGAACACTGACCTTGCCAAATGGAGATTACATTGAAGGTCTCTTCAGTGGAGAGTGGGGATCTGGAATAAAAATCACAGGAACCTATTTCAAACCTAGTTTATATGAGAATGAGAAGGACAAGCCTAAAGCACT ACCCACTGGTCATTTTGTTAGGCGGAAACTTGGGATCCTGTCAGTGTCCCCTGATGAGAAATGGAAAGCGGTATTTGAAGAATGCTGGAACCAGCTTGGTTGTGAGAGCCCTGGCCAGGGGGACAGATGGAAGGCTTGGGACAACATTGCAGTGGCTCTGACCACCAACCGACGGCAACACAAAGACAG CCCGGAATTACTGACCCGCTCACATACTCAGACACTGGAAAGTTTGGAGTTCATTCCACAACACATTGGTGCCTTCACcctggaaaaatatgaaaatataaaaaaatatttgataaaG GCTTGTGATACTCCTCTCCATCCTTTGGGCAAGCTGGTGGAAACACTGGTGGCCGTCTACAGGATGACCTATGTTGGAGTAGGAGCAAATCGGCGACTGCTGCAGGAGGCTGTAAGAGAGATCAAGTCCTACCTCAAACGCATCTTCCAGCTGGTCAG GTTCTTGTTTCCTGATCTCCCGGAAGAGGGCAGCACAATTCCATTTCTGGCAACGGAGCCAAAAGGAAGGCGATCGTTCTGCAGTGCGAAATGTGATTCCAGATCAGAATCTCCTGAACCTGG CTATGTGGTAACCAGTTTTGGCTTGCTGCTCCCTGTCTTACTGCCTCGCCTCTATCCCCCTCTGTTTATGTTGTATGCCTTGGACAATGAGCGGGAAGAGGACATTTACTGGGAATGCGTTTTACGcctaaacaaacaaactgaTCTGGCTCTTCTCAGCTTTCTTGGAGTGCAAGC GAAATTTTGGCCAGGAACTGTATCCATCCTTGGAGAGAGTAGAAAG GTATCATCAAACACAAAAGACGCCTGCTTTGCCTCTGCTGTTGAATGTTTACAGCAAATCAG TACCACATTTACCCCAGCTGACAAGTTGAAGGTGATCCAGCAGACTTTTGAAGAGATCTCCCAGAGTGTACTTGAGACCCTTCAGGAAGATTTTCTGTGGTCCATGGATGACTTATTCCCTGTTTTTCTCTATGTGGTGCTACGAGCCAG GATAAGGAATTTGGGGTCTGAGGTGCACTTAATCGAAGACCTGATGGATCCGTATCTCCAGCATGGGGAGCAAGGCATCATGTTCACTACCTTGAAG GCGTGTTACTACCAGATTCAACACGAAAAGCTTACCTAG